In Campylobacter mucosalis, a single window of DNA contains:
- the ruvC gene encoding crossover junction endodeoxyribonuclease RuvC, producing the protein MKILGIDPGSRNCGYAIVEKSLRKTTLIEAGLIKIKQDRLQYQITELCEGLDVIFKNHSFDEVAIEDIFFAYNPKTVLKLAQFRGALSLKILQLHGDFAEYTPLQVKKAVTGKAKAQKEQVAFMVKKILGITKEIKPLDITDAIAVALTHANKIKN; encoded by the coding sequence ACCCAGGATCGCGAAATTGTGGCTATGCGATAGTTGAGAAAAGCCTTAGAAAAACGACACTTATTGAGGCTGGACTTATAAAGATAAAGCAGGATCGTTTGCAGTATCAAATCACTGAGCTTTGTGAGGGACTTGATGTGATTTTTAAAAATCATAGCTTTGATGAGGTTGCGATTGAGGATATATTTTTTGCTTACAACCCTAAAACTGTTTTAAAACTTGCTCAATTTCGTGGTGCTTTAAGTCTTAAAATTTTACAACTTCACGGCGATTTTGCCGAATACACTCCACTTCAAGTAAAAAAAGCCGTAACAGGCAAGGCAAAGGCACAAAAGGAGCAGGTGGCATTTATGGTAAAGAAAATTTTAGGCATCACAAAAGAGATAAAACCGCTTGATATAACTGACGCCATTGCTGTGGCTTTAACACA